The nucleotide window CAGGCTCCTTCTTTTCAGGCTTCACTTCTTCTTGCTGTTTGGGAGTCTCGACGATATGAGGCTCATCTTCGAAACTAAAGAGATAACTAGCCCCTGCCATTACAGTGAAAAGCGGCTCAACAGGAATTAGTGGCTCACCGACGTCCACGGTTGGGCGCGAACTTGGCACAAATTCGCCTATAAGATGGAGTGCCAACGGCAGGCTGCGCGAAGGCTGCCAGCGCCCACCTGCATTGATGCGCATGGGTGCTTTGGACATCGGCGGAGCACCCGAGCCAAGCAATGGCTCCCAAGTCCATTCACCGAGCAGCTCAAAGTCACCGAGTTGCCACAGCAAACCAAGACCAACTAGTGCAGCATTAAAATCACTTACACCAAGCGATAACCGATCTGCTCGGCTGAGTTGATCGGCGTTCTTCGCGGAATCCGCAGAGTTGTCCAAACGGAAACCTGTCTGGAGCGCCAAAGAAAGACCACTGTCTCCAAATTCATAGCTACCAAGCAACAAAGCTTCCAAGGTAGTCGCTGAAAGTTCGATCGACGGAGCTACTGCCCCAGGTAAAAGCACGCCGAACTGAGCACCAATACTCAAGCCGTCTGCCACTTCGGATCCGGCACGAACTCGAAGCCGCGGATCACCAACCAGCCCGTCATCGCTCCCCGTATCGCTCGAATGCTTATCAAAACGTCCGTCAACGGTGGCTGCAAAGCTTAACCAACGCAAAGGTCGTACCGACAGACTCGTTCGGCCTAGGAACCGATTGTGCGAGTCGTTGTCATCAAGCACACCTTCGGTGTAGCCAAAGCCCACCATGCCAGCAAGACCAAGTCCACGGTCTTGATCTTTGGCAATGCCAACACGGTACAAGCCCGGCAGGGCATCAAGGCTAAGGCCGACGCCATTTTTCTTAGCCAGTTCTCGTTTTTGGACTTGGGTTTTTTGATGCTGTGCTAGCGCAGCATGCGGCGCAAAACAAAGCCCAACCAATATCAATGCCCCAACCAGCCTCTTGGTGTGCCAACGCATGCAAGTAGTTTAGCCGAAAAGTGAAAAAAATAGCAATGAATGCGTCAAGGTTCTGTCCAACAAAAGACTACGTTCTACTGTAAAAGCGGCTAGATACGCAGGTTGTCCCACATTGCTCACCACAAAATCACAAATCGCACCCCAAATTGAGCGCATCTGCTCCGTCTGGATAGTAGGCGGGGCGAGTTTGTAACAGCTCAAAACCCATGGAGCGATAGAGCTTGATCGCCGCATGGTTGTCGGCTCGCACCTCAAGAAATAGTTGTTTGACGCCATCTTTTCGCAAATCATCGAACATCTGCCCGAGCAACACCGAAGCCAGCCCTTGGCGGCGGTATTGATCAATTGTCATCAACTGATAGAGCTCGTATTCCTCTGCGGTAGACCTACCCACCGCCAAAGCTCGCGGCTCAAGGTCTGCAAGAGGAGCAGCTATCCAGATCGAAAGCTGCGGAAGCCTAAACCACTTCGCGAAGAGTTGCCTATCGCTGGAATGCTCAAGTTGCGCAAGCCAGCTCTTAAGCACCGCCGATTCAGAACCATCACGCTTGAGTCGTGCGATGCGTAAAGTCGAAGCTTCAGTCGTTATTGCCGTTATCGGCTGTTTTGTCGACGGCATTCTGATGTTCCAAAGACTCAAGACTACCAGCAGAGCTTTCTGGCATCGGAAGTCCAGAAGCACGCCGAGCAACAAGGAACTCGACGTAGGCAACTGCGGTAGAAAGGTCCGCCGGATGAACACGTTCAACAATCTCACGAAGACGCTGTCGCGGGGCCATGCTGCTCACGCCTTTGCCATCGGATTCTTCCGAAAGCTCTTTTTCTGCTTCGTCGGGCTTTTCGTCGTTTAGCTCAGCAAGGACTGGTTCCGGACGGACGATGGCTTCGATTCCGTGTGTGGCGAGCCAGGCCTCCATGCACTGTCGAAGACGTTCTGAGCGGAAGGTAAACCAACGTTCGCGTTCTTCAGTGAAATTCATCAGCAAATCTTTAAACCTACGGAAGGCACCTTTTCCGTCGATGGCACCATTGAGGCGACGCCGCAAATCATCGTCGAGCACGCTTTCGTTAAAACGCTCCATCCAGCGGTATTGCTCACGCGAAGAAACCGCTTCGATACGCTGATAATTCATATCTGCTGCGATACGGGCATGCATCGCTGGATCGGCAACCCCGTCGACAACGCGGATAACTTCACCGGTTATCAAATGCAAATAGCTGTGAACTTCCGGAGCATTATTTTCAAAAGCGTCTTCAAGCGGCTCCCAGGCTATCGGTACTTTTCGTAAGGTTGTTGATTGCATAGTCTCGCTAAGGTTAGGAATTCTAGAATAACACAAAAAAAAGCGCTGTCTTCTTATTAAGCAGTGGCCATCACGCGTTTTAAGGCTGTTGACCAAAGTTTGAGTTTTTTCTCTCGTTCCTCCGTTTTCATCACAGGATTAAAACATTTATCAATACGATGAACTTTGCGAATGTCTTCCAAGGTAGGGAAAAAGCCCACGGCTAGACCCGCAAGATAAGCAGCTCCTAGAGCCGTTGTTTCCACCGATTCAGGCCTATCGACCCGCAAAGCAAGTAAATCTGCTTGGAACTGCATTAAGAAATCGCTTTTGGCGGCTCCTCCATCAACACGCATGCTCCGTAAATCTTCGCCGAGGTCATCGCGCATCGCCCGCGCAAGGTCGTAAATCTGAAAGGCAATGCCCTCCAGGGTAGCTCGAGCAAGATGTGCCCGCGACGAGGCCCGCGTTATTCCGGTAATCATACCGCGCGCATGGGGATCCCAATGTGGCGCCCCAAGGCCTGTAAGCGCCGGGACAAACACAAGTTCGCCACTATCGGGAACAGAACTTGCCAGCGGATCCATCTCGCTTGCATCCGATATCAAGCCAAGTCCATCACGTAACCATTGAACGGCGGC belongs to Myxococcales bacterium and includes:
- a CDS encoding carboxypeptidase regulatory-like domain-containing protein — encoded protein: MRWHTKRLVGALILVGLCFAPHAALAQHQKTQVQKRELAKKNGVGLSLDALPGLYRVGIAKDQDRGLGLAGMVGFGYTEGVLDDNDSHNRFLGRTSLSVRPLRWLSFAATVDGRFDKHSSDTGSDDGLVGDPRLRVRAGSEVADGLSIGAQFGVLLPGAVAPSIELSATTLEALLLGSYEFGDSGLSLALQTGFRLDNSADSAKNADQLSRADRLSLGVSDFNAALVGLGLLWQLGDFELLGEWTWEPLLGSGAPPMSKAPMRINAGGRWQPSRSLPLALHLIGEFVPSSRPTVDVGEPLIPVEPLFTVMAGASYLFSFEDEPHIVETPKQQEEVKPEKKEPAKPTTGIATGRITDKVGNGLQATITWKQGQSEGQIVTNADGSFTQAELPQGALELSIAAEGYRPATQSLNIVAGKSVKVSVTLDEDLPVGQIRGYIRSYSGIGLRATVRIEPLGTELKADENGSFEIDVPPGDYRVTIEMDGYRDQHRRVRVQEQGVTVLNIDLRESSGAKRRKAR
- a CDS encoding GNAT family N-acetyltransferase; this translates as MPSTKQPITAITTEASTLRIARLKRDGSESAVLKSWLAQLEHSSDRQLFAKWFRLPQLSIWIAAPLADLEPRALAVGRSTAEEYELYQLMTIDQYRRQGLASVLLGQMFDDLRKDGVKQLFLEVRADNHAAIKLYRSMGFELLQTRPAYYPDGADALNLGCDL